The sequence attatccacaaaagacgaaaacatggaacagtggtgaaccttcccaggagtgtccGGCCAGCCAAACTGACCCCAAGAGCaaagcgacgactcatccaagagttcacaaaagaccccacatcaaccacaagaaagacactggacagAAATGGCCTGCGTGGCAGActtccaagatgaaaaccactgctgaacaaaaataaccttaaggctcatctcaattttaccagaaaacatcttgatgatcacCAAGAAAATACTCAACAATTGGAAGgcgtgtgtcccattacatctggcataaaagtaacaTTGCATTTCAGACATTCAAAACATcatactaacagtaaaatatggtggcagtagtgtgatggttaggggatgttttgctgcttcaggacctggaagacttgctgtgataaatggaacctgGGTTCTACAGCAGggcaatgatccaaaacacaccagcaagtccaactCTGAATgggtgaagaaaaacaaaatgaagaccaagtcctgacctaaatcctattgagatgctgtggcatgaccttaaaaaggcgcttcatgctggaaacccctccattgtggctgaatgacaacaattctgcaaagatgagtgggccaaaattcctccacagcgctgtaagagactcattgcaagttatcacaaacacttgattgcagttgttgctgctaagggtggcccaagtagttattaggtttagggggtaatcactttttcacacagggccatgtaggtttggaggTTTCTTTgtcccataataataaaaagtttcattgtgTTTACTTGcgtaatatttaaatgtgtctaTAATTGTAATTGACTGTAATTGCTTTGTCACCGATAACACAAAGGTAAGATGTCAGTGTTTTCTTCAGATAGtctagcatatatatatacctacATTTGATTggtttttagcatctttaatataCAAATCCTTCAATACGTCCTTCAATGTTTCTGTATGCAGCCCTCGCTGAAAAGGAGTTTGGACATATGAACACAGTTCATAAAGTGTAGATCTTCAGGCCAGGGGTTGGTGACCTACATCGCGTGGGCCGTAAACATATCACGACAGCACCCCATTCTGTCTGCCATGCATTTGTGAGTATGTAGATGCAACTTTCAGGCAATTATTACAAGTAATaatagcaaaaaataataaaatagtaacaAAGTACAGACAGGAACAGGGAAGAGAACTAACTGGGAGTGGCTGTCGAAAAAACAATTACTGTATATTCCAGATGGACGGGCCTCAAGCTGCATCCCTTTTGTTTTGGAagctataaaaataaagatgGCATAGATTTGATGATAATATAAAAGATTATGGCTGTAATGCATTCCAAGAAGCAGAGATTTATCCCACAGGGGAGTTCAGCTGAGAGCCTCATTTCCTTGTTCGGCAGAGCCATCACCGAGTCTTCACTTATTTATTATCACTAATGGCACGTTGTCTGAAGTCACGGCCTTATGCATTATACAGGACCTTACAGTATATTCAGCTGGGATTCAACCTAGTAGTGCGTAGGCATCTCTACATGCTGCATTTGAAGCTTTAGGGCCAAGAACAGTTGCAGGGGTGACTGGTAAGTGTGCATGGCTGAGCAGGATATACAGGAAATACCAGCTccaccttaaaaaaacaaagtcacaAGTGTTGCAAATGTCAACAGGTTTAATGCGGTAAGGATATTATTAAGAAGcagaaacaggaaaagataattCTATTGTGATATTAAAATACGGAGTGTGGTAGCTCTTTTGGTGTGTAAAgtgttatgtatgtgtgttgcgTTTTGACTCTCAGTGATCAGGTCAGTCGAGCTCAACTTCATAGCTCCGGTCCCCGACACTCCCTCCATCTGCCTTGGCGCCCCACGTCTTTATTTCTTCTGAAAACAGATGCCTGAGCATTCTTTGTTTCCCAACAAAAGGCCTGCTGAGGTCAGGACAAGGAAGGCAAGGGAGGGGTGTGCAGACAAAAGGGGGAGGAGAAAGTGTGCGAAGGACACATAAACAGAagttttccctttttttgtaaTGTGATTTTTGTGgtggggccgcacggtggtcaagtggttagcatgttggctacacagtcaggagatcagaaagaactgggtttgaatctccgctttggcatctctgagtggagtttgcatgttttccgtgtactccggcttcctcctacattccaaaaacatgaatgttgggttactccaaattatccatagccTGTCCAAGGGTGTATCttgtctctcgcccaaagacacctgggataggctccagcatatccccggcatagtaaatgaatgaatggatttgtgTGGTTAAATTGTAAAACATGACTCCCATGTCACTCCTGTTTCtctgctgccctctagtggctgtaAATGGTAATGTCGCCTTGCAAGCAGAATTGTGTTCAAGTGCAtgttatgtaaaaataaaaaaacagcatatttcACCATATTTCTAAAATATGAGACAGTTAAATCTACGCATGACATTTGCACATAAATgcagcaaaacaaatatttctgaaaattgacaataaaaattgaataaaaaattaaaaattcacaATAAAACTGTCATTGAActtccaaaatgttcaacttAACAGATaacagtattttcccaaaggtcttggtcATGGCGGgagagcggttagcgcgcaggcctcacagctaggagacccgagttcaatcccagcctcggccatctctgtgtggagtttgcatgttctccccgtgcatgcgtgggttttctccgggtactccggtttcctcccacattccaaaaacatgctaggttaattggcgactccaaattgtccatagatatgaatgtgagtgtgaatggttgtttgtccatatgtgccctgtgactggctgccgaccagtccaggatgtaccccgcctctcgcccgaaaacagctgggatagactaagtggtagaaaatgaatgaatgatgatctgaaacatttaagtgtgacaaacatgcaaaagaataagaaatcaggaagagggcaaacactttttcacatcacTGTATATAATGTGCAGTAAAATATTGCAAGTACTTGCTTTTTGTATGACAAGTTTTAATAGAACAGACAGTTGACTTCAGTGGAATTACTGGATGAACAATGGCCGCCTGCCAATGGCCTGGCTCAGAGCCTGTTGCTGATAAATCGTCATTTTTGGGGGAGGAGCTATTGTGAGTTGTGTTACATCTCCACTAATACTTATTTCATAAAATTCCACTGATTTGTATAAACAAATGATACATCGTCTCTCAACGCAGCTTTTCTATATTTACTCCGGGCCTTGCACCCACTCACTTTAACTGCCAGCTATTAGTCTTATGTGTGACGCCCTCGGTAGGCTGGACATAAAACATGATGTAATTATATCTGAGTCGTTTATTTTCCCAAGCACAAATAGTTCATTAGGAGGAGGCAATAATTGGAAGAGGGGCTGGTATTTCCCTAGTGGGACATTCCTACAATTTGGTGCCATTTGCACCCCCccttgtacatgtacatgtacatgtacatgtacattatgtacatgctatgttttgtgtaagtcatggaacaacatcacttgtctgtgtagcattattgagtgtgcatacagggagtggggttgctaatacccaatcagtggctctacccaagttttttaaacactgtcCCGCAAAAAACATTAGATATTaccaatgctgtagaaaacctcgctctaaaatgctaatgtttcttgagaaacttgggactgtccatctctacttccagatcggattcaggatccaacacatgtgactgtatgttaaaagcagagtgggcgtgcctggaggcgggccgtgagtggaatacattaaaacaggcaGTTTTTGCGGGGAACCacggaatccaaagaaatacagctgaataggtgcagattctggaaaaaactagagagctttctgtgctggttattgtgtgtagctgctctataggagcccacaactcaatacaaagggcagaaaaacgAGCATATTAACTTACTCCTCCATTATCACATCTCCCCACTGCTACTCACCTCTTCCTCCCAACTACAGTCGAGCTTATCATCTTATCAGCCAATCAGtggctatgtttacatgcagtaaaATAACCGTATCATAACGggaatattagcaataacccGGTTGTGCATGGCCATGTAAACACCAAAAACccttttgaaaaaacaaaatatgttcatatattccggtttttgaaaaaacaaaatatgttcATATATTCCGGTTTATGAAACCCGAATGACGTTCTCCGTGCATCGCTGTTTTGATCGTGATATGCCAACTGTTTACAATTACCATGTATACAGGAATAACCCTGTTTGCTGAGGCATGTAAACGGGTTATTCCGAATGTTTCAGAAACCGGAATGTAGTTTACAtgactgcatgtaaatgtaGCGACTGTCCactacaggaagtgacagattgttgttttttttactcccaaTAACTCAAGCACAAGAAAACCAATGCATAAAAACAGATTTGATGAAAAGACAACTCACATACAGAAACTATAAAGTtagagatgaaaaaaataatcacactAAACATGACTGtaattcatttaatttgacatcCCTAACATTAGCTATCACTTAGTAAACATAAGATAATGATATAAAACTGCAAGTACATCTTGTAGGAATTAGAATTCCATTCATGTCTTTACGGTGTTCCCTCTTCagaccctttttttttcctgaggcGAAAGTAtccaaaatgacaaagaaacaaacacgATGTCATAAATAATTGATGTTGTAGCAGCACACTGACGCTGTGGAAAAAAACCCTCCTTATCATATTTGGTGAATCATAGCGCACAGAGTGAGCTGTTTCTCTCTGCAAGTCGTGATCACTGCAGAGCACGAATTGATTTTTGtgtcacatcattaggtacacctgcagtgGTTACTGCATCATAGTGAGAGATGTTTCTAATACTATGCTAGTGAAACTAAACAAGgtatctcattagattgtgaCGACAACATAGAGTGTAAAACAGACAATGATGCTCAGGTGTTTCATTCTTCCCGTATCCATGACGACATGGATGCGGGCAATTATCTCAGTCTCCTCGACTGACCCATAACGAGACTGCAAAACACTCATTACGTGTGAACTAATCAGACCGAAATCAAACTGGAAGACGAGGGCTTCTATAAAAGGAATGTGTTCCCTGGATGACACCGGATGACGCAAAAAAGTGGGTGTATAAAAAGCCCACACTCCGCTCCGCTCAGCGCACACATGGGGAGACAAGAGAGCCAGGCTCACAGATTCTGACACCGATGTCCGGCACCGAACACTGAACAAAAGCCGAAGATGAACACAACTGAGAAGTTCCACCTTCCTGTTGATGGCGTCCTCGAAATGTTCAACACCTTCAGCAGACATCACCGGTCTCAAAGCCCGACTCTCACGCCtgtcctccagcagcagcacccAAAGGTGTTATCAAAGACAAGCATGGGTCTCCTGGAGACAGTGAAGGGGCGCTGGAGGCAGCAGGACAAGAGAGCAGTGGCCAGCGTCTCCAGTGACCCGCTCCCCCACAGGTGTGCAGCTGCGCCCTGCAGCACGGGCGCGATCAAGTCCAGGAACTGTCACAGAATAGTGGTGCTCGGTGCACCCCGGGTGGGCAAAACCAATGTGGTCAGGCGCTTCTTGGGGGAAGACTTCCAAGAGCAGTATGAACCCACTGCAGAGGACTTTCACAGGAAGTTGTTCCACATTGGAGGGGAAACCTACCAAGTCgacctcctggacgcctccatGGAGAGAAACTTCCCGGCAAAACGGAGACTCTCCATACTGACAGGTGAACATTTACTATTCAATGCTAAGTAAATatatagtagtatcattatttattatattattgttagtactgagggctgcacggcgctcgagtggttggcgcacagacctcacagctaggaggccagggttcaattccaccctcggccatctctgtgtggagtttgcatgttctccccgtgcatgcgtgggttttctccgggtactccggtttcctcccacattccaaaatcatgctaggttaattgtccataagtatgaatgtgagtgtgaatggttgtttgtctatatgtgccctgtgattggctggcgaccagtccagggtgtaccccgcctctcgcttgaagacagctgagataggctccagcaccccccacggccctcgttaggataagcagtagaaaataaatgaatgaatgaatgttactatTGATAGTATCAATAGTAGTCACAATTATGGTGAAAGGTTATTATTGGTAGCAGtagtattaaatatttttgtaaaatgattgGTCACTagatttacattatatattgtCGTATATAAACCAAAATATAATTGAATATGACATTTGTTATGTATGTTATACAATATTGATATTGTAGCATTGCTGGGAGTTCTtcctgcttcccagcatgctttgtggcactgctttgtaatgttttataattaaaattataattataattataattaaaggGCTATCCGCCAAATTTTTATTGTATGAATTCCCAGAATTTGCCCATAAGATCGCCTCtatagttttaatttttgttcGACATGAAAGTCAAACATTGACACTAAAAGTACCAATGTTATGATGATATCCAGAACAAAGTGTCCTTAGTCATTCTTATGCTGATCACAGACACTAGAGGGGATATTTGCACAGCATTTGAGGACTGCTATGATATGCACTGATGCTTCACTTCAATCCTTTCTTGAGTGTTGCAAATGTTCTTCTCTCCCCAGGTGACATCTTCCTGCTGGTCTTCAGTCTGGATGACAGAGAGTCCTTCAGTGAAGTTTGTGAGCTCCTCGGTGAGATCAGAGCTGCAAAGACAAAGCTGCTGAAGTTCAAACGCCCGGCGAGATTGCCAGTGGTTGTTTGCGGAAATAAAGCCGACCTGGCCGCTCAGAGAGCTGTCAGCCGGTCCGAGGTCGCCGAGGCCCTCACTCAGGATATCACGTTCGTCGAAACGTCTGCCAAGCGCGGCACCGGACTGGAGGCCGTGTTCAAGGAACTTGCCATCATGGGCGGCTTGCCCGACGAGACCAGCCCGTCGAGGCATCATCTGGTCTCCATGGTCACCTACCAGTCTCTGTGTGCGAGCCAGTGGGGTCGCAGGCGGAGCCGCACGCCCTGCGCCGTCGTGGACTCCTTGGTGCGCCGGCCCAGCTTCGGCAGCGACCTGCGACTGGTGCTTGGATCA comes from Doryrhamphus excisus isolate RoL2022-K1 chromosome 15, RoL_Dexc_1.0, whole genome shotgun sequence and encodes:
- the rasd2a gene encoding GTP-binding protein Rhes codes for the protein MNTTEKFHLPVDGVLEMFNTFSRHHRSQSPTLTPVLQQQHPKVLSKTSMGLLETVKGRWRQQDKRAVASVSSDPLPHRCAAAPCSTGAIKSRNCHRIVVLGAPRVGKTNVVRRFLGEDFQEQYEPTAEDFHRKLFHIGGETYQVDLLDASMERNFPAKRRLSILTGDIFLLVFSLDDRESFSEVCELLGEIRAAKTKLLKFKRPARLPVVVCGNKADLAAQRAVSRSEVAEALTQDITFVETSAKRGTGLEAVFKELAIMGGLPDETSPSRHHLVSMVTYQSLCASQWGRRRSRTPCAVVDSLVRRPSFGSDLRLVLGSSTKANKPERCQIQ